The proteins below are encoded in one region of Fimbriimonadia bacterium:
- a CDS encoding carbohydrate ABC transporter permease, whose protein sequence is MSRRRDKPLLLMSHVSRLLVLALLVAGSLVFLTPFYISVAMSLKSAAELAQTSVWSWPKSVTLENYREVLANPNVSFLLFLQNTVVIAGFSTLGVVLSSSMVAYAFARVQFRGRDRLFILLLSTMMLPGIVTMIPTYVLYKYLHWVNTFYPLTVPAFLGGGAFNVFLLRQFFLSVPVELDEAAKLDGASHWTILTRVIMPLSGPALATVGVFTFIGSWRDFMGPLIYLNDVNKQTLELGLSTYASLRAEQWHLLMAGSVLVTIPLIIIFLIGQRYFVKGIVMSGMK, encoded by the coding sequence ATGAGCCGGCGACGCGACAAGCCACTGCTACTGATGTCGCACGTAAGCAGGCTGCTGGTGCTCGCGTTGCTCGTCGCGGGGTCGTTAGTGTTTCTCACGCCGTTCTACATCTCGGTGGCCATGTCACTCAAGTCCGCGGCCGAGCTGGCCCAGACATCGGTGTGGTCGTGGCCGAAGTCCGTGACACTGGAGAACTATCGGGAGGTGCTGGCCAACCCGAACGTCAGCTTCCTGCTTTTCCTCCAAAACACCGTAGTGATCGCGGGGTTCTCCACACTGGGAGTGGTACTCAGCTCCAGCATGGTGGCCTACGCGTTCGCGCGGGTACAGTTCCGAGGGCGCGACAGGCTGTTCATCCTCTTGCTCAGCACGATGATGCTGCCGGGCATCGTCACGATGATTCCTACCTACGTGCTATATAAGTATCTGCACTGGGTGAACACTTTCTACCCACTCACGGTACCCGCGTTCCTGGGTGGAGGCGCATTCAATGTGTTCCTGCTGCGTCAGTTCTTCCTCAGCGTGCCGGTCGAGTTGGATGAAGCGGCCAAGCTGGACGGCGCATCTCACTGGACGATATTGACTCGCGTGATCATGCCGCTGTCCGGACCGGCACTGGCCACGGTGGGTGTGTTCACCTTTATCGGCAGCTGGCGGGACTTCATGGGACCTCTCATCTATCTAAACGATGTGAACAAACAGACGCTGGAGCTCGGTCTCAGCACCTACGCGTCGCTGCGTGCGGAGCAGTGGCACCTGCTGATGGCCGGTAGCGTGCTCGTAACGATCCCGCTTATCATCATCTTCCTGATTGGCCAACGTTACTTCGTCAAGGGGATCGTGATGAGCGGCATGAAATAG
- a CDS encoding glycosyl transferase family 36, whose protein sequence is MSNPVRLLPNHYGHFDPDTSEFVIADVLTPRPWVNVLANEQYGAVVSQVGGGFSWFGNCQLFRLSRWDQDLSTDAMGRFVYVQDADKPKAIFSTTWQPTKLSLPGDRVRHGLGYTVYEREFVGLATSQTVFVPLDSACEVWLIEVQNRGASPRRVRLTTYVEWHLGGVGDWHREFHRLFIETRVRGNALIARRHPGLHPHSRNVVDGSVGAVSAITGVGDVEWLTDKRTFLGRRGDMARPEALCGPSLHPGPQGRGDGCTGRWDDPVGCGSVLFELSPGESKRVVVILGAGSSDESNLAMAQRFDADAAEDALAEVKAHWRSLCSDVSVQSPEPALDVLCNAWLPYQAVAGRMLARCGYYQQSGAYGYRDQLQDSLIHLLSQPSRCFEQIRLHAEAMYEDGGVRHWWHPGTDIYTESRHSDTALWLPFAVLAYLDETGDAEALDEDLGFLSRNSYGCSGSLLEHSTRALDRSLDRLSPRGLPLIEAGDWNDGLSHAGIEGRGESVWLGMFLYTILERWNGYLKQLGRSQAAERYAGCAESLRRAVNEWGWDEDRYVAGYRDDGKPFGARECTEGSLYLNPQTWAVISGIAPPERAQRAMRTAREQLLKPYGALLLRPAYTALDPYIGYITRYAPGLRENGGVYCHAAMWAVQAFSMMGDADTALAVFRSLCPPLRSSENPDRYAAEPYVMPGNVDGPDSPHEGRAGWTWYTGSAAWMKRVAFDWLCGVRAEPEGLRVRPILPSGWDRFRIRRPFRGDVFEIEVRKPKGYGGPADGPIADVLLYSSGSGKTQHVGLP, encoded by the coding sequence TTGAGCAACCCCGTCCGATTGCTCCCAAACCACTACGGCCATTTCGACCCCGACACTTCGGAGTTCGTCATCGCGGACGTGCTGACGCCGCGCCCATGGGTCAACGTGCTTGCCAACGAGCAGTACGGCGCGGTGGTGAGCCAGGTCGGAGGCGGCTTCTCTTGGTTCGGGAACTGCCAGTTATTTCGGCTGTCGCGCTGGGACCAGGACCTCTCGACTGACGCGATGGGTCGCTTCGTGTACGTTCAGGATGCAGACAAGCCGAAAGCGATCTTCTCCACGACGTGGCAACCTACGAAGCTGTCGCTGCCGGGAGACAGGGTGAGACACGGACTGGGCTACACCGTGTACGAGCGCGAATTCGTCGGGCTGGCAACCTCGCAGACGGTGTTCGTGCCTCTAGACTCCGCCTGCGAGGTTTGGCTGATCGAGGTGCAGAACCGTGGAGCCAGTCCGCGCCGCGTGCGGCTAACAACCTACGTGGAATGGCACCTGGGCGGGGTTGGCGACTGGCACCGCGAGTTCCATCGGCTTTTCATCGAGACGCGCGTGCGCGGGAATGCCCTCATCGCACGCAGACACCCTGGTTTGCACCCCCACTCGCGCAACGTGGTGGACGGGTCGGTCGGCGCGGTGTCGGCCATTACCGGTGTGGGCGATGTGGAATGGCTGACCGACAAGCGCACGTTCTTGGGCAGGCGGGGCGACATGGCCCGACCCGAGGCGCTATGTGGCCCATCGCTTCATCCCGGTCCGCAAGGGCGGGGAGACGGATGCACGGGCCGCTGGGATGACCCCGTAGGCTGTGGGAGCGTTCTGTTCGAGTTGTCGCCAGGTGAGAGCAAGCGCGTGGTAGTGATACTCGGAGCCGGCAGCTCGGATGAGTCGAACCTGGCGATGGCACAGCGCTTCGACGCAGATGCCGCCGAAGACGCGCTCGCCGAAGTGAAGGCGCACTGGCGCTCGCTGTGCAGTGATGTCTCGGTGCAGAGCCCCGAGCCCGCGCTCGACGTGCTGTGCAACGCATGGCTTCCCTATCAGGCCGTCGCGGGCCGAATGCTGGCGCGGTGCGGCTATTACCAGCAGAGCGGGGCGTACGGTTATCGAGATCAGCTGCAAGACAGCCTTATCCACCTGCTCAGCCAGCCGTCGCGCTGTTTCGAGCAGATCCGGCTCCATGCGGAGGCGATGTACGAGGACGGGGGAGTTAGACACTGGTGGCATCCGGGGACCGACATCTACACCGAGAGCCGGCACAGCGACACAGCGCTGTGGCTTCCGTTTGCCGTTCTCGCGTATCTGGACGAGACTGGAGACGCCGAGGCACTAGACGAAGATCTCGGATTTCTGTCCAGAAATTCGTACGGTTGCTCGGGGTCGCTCCTCGAGCACTCCACGCGAGCACTGGACCGGTCCCTCGACCGGCTGTCGCCGCGAGGACTCCCGCTTATCGAGGCGGGCGATTGGAACGACGGCCTTAGCCACGCCGGAATCGAGGGACGCGGTGAGTCCGTTTGGCTCGGGATGTTCCTCTACACGATCCTCGAACGCTGGAACGGCTATCTGAAGCAGCTGGGCCGCAGCCAGGCGGCTGAGCGCTACGCCGGCTGCGCCGAGTCTCTGCGGCGCGCGGTCAATGAATGGGGATGGGACGAGGACCGCTACGTTGCAGGCTATCGCGATGACGGCAAGCCTTTTGGCGCGCGAGAGTGCACAGAAGGAAGTCTGTATCTGAACCCACAGACGTGGGCGGTAATCAGCGGCATTGCACCTCCGGAACGGGCACAGCGCGCGATGCGAACAGCCCGTGAGCAGCTGCTCAAACCTTATGGAGCACTCTTGCTGCGCCCCGCCTACACAGCACTCGACCCTTACATCGGATACATCACGCGTTATGCACCCGGTTTGCGGGAAAACGGTGGAGTGTACTGCCATGCGGCCATGTGGGCAGTGCAAGCCTTCTCAATGATGGGAGATGCGGACACGGCACTAGCTGTGTTCCGTTCGCTGTGTCCGCCGCTACGGTCGAGTGAAAACCCAGATCGGTATGCCGCCGAGCCGTACGTGATGCCCGGCAACGTGGATGGACCCGACTCGCCACACGAAGGCCGCGCCGGATGGACTTGGTACACGGGCTCGGCGGCTTGGATGAAGCGTGTGGCCTTCGACTGGCTATGTGGGGTCCGAGCAGAGCCCGAGGGACTACGGGTGCGCCCAATCCTGCCGTCCGGATGGGATAGGTTTCGGATCCGACGCCCGTTCCGCGGCGATGTGTTCGAGATCGAAGTGCGCAAGCCGAAGGGGTATGGGGGGCCGGCAGATGGTCCGATTGCCGATGTCCTGCTGTACTCGAGCGGAAGCGGCAAGACGCAGCATGTCGGCCTCCCCTAA
- a CDS encoding discoidin domain-containing protein, which produces MLAFLLAFSASVVAQSTLLLDDFEDLSPWKSITSEGVSLRISHAEGRTGNALRMEYDFQGRGGFVIAEKRVSLPLPENYEFSFWIRGVSPANNLEFKLGDESGANVWWNNQIGYEFPTEWKQVRLRKRHIRFAWGPRGGGDLKTAATLQFVVAAYTGGKGEVLFDDLQFRELPPVRPYAGMPVVSASSEVRGFQARSMAGAGRGWRSTKAGEQWVAFDFGEPREFGGLVLRWDEQRYPTRFRIEVSDDGRAWSMLEEVAQATGGTTYHYLPDSEARHLRIAMLEGPGDCYHLNALEVRDLLFGDGHNAFFGAMAKDQPLGRFPRTIRGEAGYWTVVGAVGGHREALISEDGAVELDKHSFSLEPMLFADGKLWTWADAQVTQGLDGDTLPLPLVTRHHGSLELRIAPFMTEDGSETLCVSYEIANRSPKSRKCTLYVTIRPFQVNPPYQTLNVIGGATPIRELSLSPDRGLVNDSVGLVSIPSATRIGTTPFHAGDITKYLVSNALPESMEAADSFGFASAAFAYDLDLGPWEHRTITLVSPGSDKPTALHTQRDIDLQRMRARAAWRAKEKTVAVWLPDAVRHYERLLKANLAYIQVNRDGPGVQPGSRSYERSWMRDGALTSAALLRWGCTEEVRQFIEWFASHIPPSGAVPCVVDRRGADPVPEHDSHGQFLYIVAEYYRFTKDQEFLTRMYPTVRRVVEHIVSLRAQRMTPEFLTEERRAYYGLVPESISHEGYSAKPMHSYWDCFFIARGLRDAVEIARALGKRDDVERWAQLATDFGQTLRASLELTIQRHGIDYVPGCVELGDFDPTSTAIGVFPCAVSDVVPAEPLARTFDRYMEFHRDRAAGRKQWEIYTPYEIRIASALLLMGRRDEAHEILDFFCRHVRPPAWLHWAEVVRRDPRQPGFIGDMPHTWVGSEFVKFVRNLLVYEDYERDGLVLGAGILATWFENGQRLEVRGLPTHFGKVAYRVTCDGDAIVFTVSEAPATPGGIVVVSPFEQTARAVVNGLPAKLRDNGVTISGSAEVRFWRR; this is translated from the coding sequence ATGCTCGCCTTCCTCCTCGCCTTCTCAGCCAGTGTAGTCGCACAAAGCACTCTCCTGCTCGATGACTTCGAGGACTTGTCGCCGTGGAAATCCATCACTTCCGAGGGAGTCTCACTTCGCATCTCTCATGCTGAAGGGCGGACAGGGAATGCCCTGCGCATGGAGTACGACTTTCAGGGTCGCGGCGGATTCGTGATTGCCGAGAAGCGAGTCTCGCTGCCTCTTCCGGAGAACTACGAGTTCAGCTTCTGGATACGTGGAGTGTCGCCTGCCAACAACCTCGAGTTCAAACTCGGCGACGAGAGCGGCGCGAATGTGTGGTGGAACAACCAAATCGGCTACGAGTTTCCCACCGAGTGGAAGCAGGTGCGCCTGAGAAAGCGACACATCCGCTTTGCCTGGGGGCCGCGAGGCGGGGGCGACCTGAAGACCGCTGCCACCCTGCAGTTCGTGGTTGCAGCTTACACAGGCGGCAAGGGCGAGGTGCTGTTCGATGACTTGCAGTTCCGCGAACTCCCACCTGTAAGGCCCTACGCCGGTATGCCCGTGGTTTCCGCATCGAGCGAGGTGCGAGGCTTCCAGGCACGCAGCATGGCGGGGGCTGGTCGGGGCTGGCGCTCCACCAAAGCAGGCGAGCAGTGGGTCGCGTTCGATTTCGGAGAGCCCCGCGAGTTCGGTGGCCTAGTGCTGCGATGGGATGAACAGAGATATCCCACTCGATTCCGAATCGAGGTCTCTGACGACGGAAGGGCTTGGAGCATGCTGGAGGAGGTAGCACAGGCGACAGGCGGAACGACCTACCACTATCTGCCCGACTCGGAGGCACGACACCTACGCATAGCGATGCTTGAAGGTCCCGGTGATTGCTACCACCTGAATGCGCTGGAAGTGAGGGATCTGCTCTTCGGTGACGGGCACAATGCCTTCTTCGGAGCAATGGCAAAGGATCAGCCACTAGGTCGCTTCCCGCGAACGATACGTGGCGAGGCAGGATACTGGACGGTGGTCGGCGCCGTGGGCGGCCACCGCGAGGCACTCATCAGCGAGGATGGTGCAGTCGAGCTGGACAAGCACAGCTTCTCGCTGGAGCCCATGCTGTTCGCAGACGGCAAACTCTGGACCTGGGCGGATGCACAGGTCACCCAGGGTCTGGACGGCGACACACTGCCTCTGCCCTTAGTAACGAGGCACCACGGATCGCTCGAGCTGCGAATCGCACCATTCATGACCGAGGACGGCAGCGAAACACTGTGTGTTAGCTATGAGATCGCGAACCGAAGCCCAAAATCTCGTAAGTGCACTCTTTACGTCACAATACGACCTTTCCAGGTCAACCCGCCATACCAGACGCTGAACGTGATAGGTGGTGCCACACCGATCCGCGAGTTGTCGCTCTCCCCCGATCGCGGGCTGGTCAACGACTCGGTCGGTTTGGTCTCGATTCCCTCGGCCACACGCATCGGCACCACCCCGTTCCATGCAGGCGACATCACAAAGTACCTCGTTAGTAACGCACTGCCCGAGAGCATGGAAGCGGCCGATAGCTTCGGATTCGCCTCTGCAGCTTTCGCCTACGACCTCGATCTGGGACCGTGGGAGCACCGAACCATTACTCTCGTGTCGCCTGGTTCCGACAAGCCGACGGCGCTTCACACTCAGAGAGACATAGACCTCCAACGCATGCGGGCCCGCGCCGCCTGGCGTGCGAAAGAGAAGACCGTAGCGGTGTGGCTGCCTGATGCCGTTCGCCATTACGAGCGGCTGCTAAAGGCCAATCTGGCTTACATCCAAGTGAACCGAGATGGTCCGGGCGTACAACCCGGCTCGCGCTCTTACGAGCGTTCTTGGATGCGCGACGGCGCGCTAACATCGGCCGCGCTGTTGCGCTGGGGCTGCACCGAGGAGGTCCGGCAGTTCATCGAGTGGTTCGCGTCGCACATCCCGCCGAGCGGCGCGGTGCCATGCGTGGTGGACCGCCGTGGCGCGGACCCAGTGCCAGAGCACGACAGCCATGGTCAGTTTCTCTACATCGTAGCGGAATACTACCGCTTCACCAAGGACCAGGAGTTTCTAACCCGCATGTACCCCACGGTGCGACGAGTCGTCGAGCATATTGTATCGCTGCGCGCGCAGCGTATGACTCCCGAGTTCCTCACAGAAGAGAGACGTGCCTACTATGGACTGGTACCAGAGTCGATCAGTCACGAGGGCTACTCGGCCAAACCGATGCACTCCTATTGGGATTGTTTCTTCATCGCGAGGGGACTGCGAGACGCCGTGGAGATCGCTCGAGCATTAGGAAAGCGCGACGATGTGGAGAGATGGGCGCAACTCGCAACCGACTTTGGCCAGACACTCCGTGCTTCGTTGGAGCTGACGATCCAGAGGCACGGGATCGATTACGTCCCCGGTTGTGTGGAACTAGGCGACTTCGACCCGACGTCCACCGCGATAGGGGTCTTTCCGTGTGCCGTCTCAGACGTGGTTCCCGCAGAGCCACTGGCGCGTACCTTCGATAGGTACATGGAGTTCCACCGTGACAGGGCAGCGGGCAGAAAGCAGTGGGAAATCTACACCCCTTACGAGATCCGGATTGCGAGCGCCCTCCTCTTGATGGGGCGACGGGACGAGGCGCACGAGATACTGGACTTCTTCTGCCGGCACGTCCGACCCCCGGCGTGGCTCCACTGGGCCGAGGTCGTGCGTCGCGATCCTCGGCAGCCGGGCTTCATCGGCGACATGCCACATACTTGGGTCGGCTCGGAGTTCGTGAAGTTTGTGCGAAACTTGCTGGTGTACGAAGACTACGAACGAGACGGATTAGTTCTCGGGGCTGGGATCTTGGCTACGTGGTTCGAGAATGGTCAGCGACTGGAGGTGAGAGGGTTGCCGACGCACTTCGGCAAAGTCGCCTACAGGGTGACCTGCGATGGTGACGCCATCGTTTTCACCGTGAGCGAGGCTCCCGCCACACCTGGCGGCATTGTCGTCGTGAGCCCGTTCGAGCAAACGGCCCGGGCCGTGGTGAATGGGCTTCCGGCAAAACTGCGTGACAACGGCGTGACGATAAGCGGCTCAGCGGAAGTGCGTTTCTGGCGCCGCTGA
- a CDS encoding LacI family DNA-binding transcriptional regulator, with the protein MSKRKTIEDVARLAGVSKVTVSYVLNGRAAQARISDDTEVRVLAAARDLGYRPNALAKMLLRQRTDSLAVAFQYATFFSAWSSFTSEVMRGVCDACVQTGMDLMLHTRGTEGSSADADTLSDGRVDGALILRDADDPTLLELIRRKFPCVLFFTRSTDAEVPFVDADNYAGGRMATQHLLKLGHRRIGMIRGSASSISSNDRFNGYRDALEMKKIEVDPALVLTLETPSADPTAFMDLMLSDERPTALFVWSDDVAFALLRRLSELGLSVPGDVSIVGFDSTEACERVSPALTSVRQPIVEMAREATLLLVSLIRQESVPRTQIIYPPSLDVRQSTAPPKTR; encoded by the coding sequence GTGTCGAAACGCAAGACCATCGAAGATGTGGCACGCCTGGCCGGGGTGAGCAAGGTGACCGTAAGCTATGTGCTAAACGGTCGAGCGGCACAGGCTAGGATCAGCGACGATACGGAAGTCCGGGTGTTAGCCGCGGCACGGGACCTCGGATATCGCCCGAATGCCCTCGCCAAGATGTTGCTGCGGCAGAGAACCGACTCGCTGGCCGTGGCGTTTCAGTACGCGACCTTCTTTTCGGCCTGGTCCAGCTTTACGTCGGAAGTGATGCGTGGCGTGTGCGACGCATGCGTGCAGACCGGTATGGACCTGATGCTGCATACGAGGGGAACCGAAGGTAGCAGTGCCGACGCCGATACCCTGTCGGACGGCCGGGTGGACGGTGCCCTCATCCTGCGTGATGCGGACGACCCGACCCTTCTCGAGTTGATTCGGCGCAAGTTCCCTTGCGTGCTGTTCTTCACGCGGTCCACCGACGCCGAAGTTCCGTTCGTGGACGCTGACAACTACGCAGGCGGGCGTATGGCAACGCAGCACCTGCTGAAGTTAGGCCACCGGCGGATCGGGATGATTCGAGGATCCGCGAGTTCCATCAGCTCGAATGACCGGTTCAATGGGTATCGCGACGCGCTCGAGATGAAGAAGATTGAGGTAGACCCTGCCCTTGTCCTCACACTCGAAACGCCCAGCGCCGACCCGACTGCATTCATGGACCTAATGCTGAGCGACGAGCGACCCACTGCCCTGTTCGTGTGGTCGGACGACGTCGCGTTCGCGTTGCTGCGGCGGCTATCGGAGCTAGGACTATCAGTCCCGGGCGATGTGTCCATCGTCGGCTTCGACAGCACCGAAGCCTGCGAGCGCGTGTCGCCGGCGTTGACGAGTGTGCGGCAACCCATTGTCGAGATGGCACGCGAGGCCACGCTGCTATTAGTGTCTCTCATTCGCCAGGAGTCCGTTCCGCGGACCCAGATCATCTACCCGCCGTCATTAGACGTACGGCAATCCACCGCGCCACCGAAGACGCGGTAG
- a CDS encoding prepilin-type N-terminal cleavage/methylation domain-containing protein yields MKQTSLAFTLIELLVVIAIIAILAGILFPVFARARTSAQITTALSNMKQIGIGVHLYTENHDGVLFKIRHENGRKSWKHAIQPYLKSADVFRDPINPAAKLPDEQAAQTNPVKPTFVRGYFYYRPFFKTGNWQDIANYTMRSVHEPARALLIAENKDVYPDYGPWMQYLYNGQNGWKIPNWGGFKLEDKKMVVIFMDTHAKITGLRETCLPDDGENMWQYTRGKYVYPIDGNDTNMPWLDTFCSTLPF; encoded by the coding sequence ATGAAGCAAACGAGTCTTGCGTTCACGTTGATCGAGCTACTTGTAGTCATCGCAATCATTGCCATTCTGGCGGGAATCCTGTTCCCGGTTTTCGCGCGTGCGCGCACGTCGGCACAGATCACCACGGCCCTCTCCAACATGAAGCAGATTGGGATCGGCGTACACCTCTACACCGAGAATCACGACGGTGTGCTCTTCAAGATCCGACACGAGAATGGCCGCAAGAGCTGGAAGCACGCCATTCAGCCGTATCTCAAAAGCGCCGACGTATTCCGAGACCCCATCAATCCTGCGGCCAAGTTGCCGGACGAGCAGGCTGCACAGACCAACCCTGTCAAGCCTACGTTCGTGAGGGGATACTTCTACTATCGCCCATTCTTCAAGACCGGTAACTGGCAGGACATCGCCAACTACACCATGCGCTCGGTTCACGAGCCGGCGAGAGCGCTGCTGATTGCCGAGAACAAGGACGTGTATCCGGACTACGGTCCGTGGATGCAATACCTGTACAACGGTCAGAACGGATGGAAGATTCCTAACTGGGGAGGCTTCAAGCTGGAGGACAAGAAGATGGTCGTGATCTTCATGGACACCCATGCGAAGATCACGGGCCTTCGGGAGACATGCCTTCCGGACGACGGCGAGAACATGTGGCAGTACACTCGTGGCAAGTATGTCTATCCGATCGACGGAAACGACACGAACATGCCGTGGCTCGACACGTTTTGCTCGACCCTACCTTTTTAG
- a CDS encoding extracellular solute-binding protein, giving the protein MADHPVRPDSVMPSPSKHGIPGPKAQSTRQSAHPSTCLVLRLLALVVMLLLACAVAAEVVHLRLVVYDGDQGLRVLREVVREFERAHPGISVSLENVPYGSYFQKLLAQYAANVAPDVAMMDFVNFQKLARRKAILPLNPFFDQTPGFDIHEYYRPIVEAHSLRGQLYVLPRDIAPIGLIYYNKKMFDEAGLPYPDGSWTWDFEPRPQLREKCFTWTMQHLTKRDARGRIVHWGFTPGWMTAFADLCTFSTGGRYADDNESARRVLYDDPKVIRAYQFVADCALKYHWMPTPTEITSVMQSNASQLFLSGKVAMFQSGIWEVPRFREVLRPGEEGFFEWDITLAPAFKDGTRAAPTGGSGYSIMSSTRHPREAWLLVKWMAGEPGMVAMARAGLAQPAIRRLAIREPWIPGPNTPLEQRYPANRIATDKAVPYVVFPPTSDKWPEVSSYVASEIERIFNGTSTAEEALRRGTARAQARLDALLREERLPKLDWWWGGALCVGLLGVAIGWVYWPERGHRLTRREKADNRAGYLLISPWIIGMVVFTAGPMVLSLLMSLSDWDIIQPAKWRGLQNYTEAFGADPRFWITLRVSAVYTLVSVPLGIIGSLMLALLLNTKVRGMPLYRTCFYLPALASTVASALIWRRIFQPEGGLLNLLIYGADGKGNFLGLATLLSPFSSDGQPVNWLGNEHLALPALIIMSLWGVGGGMVILLAGLQGIPEFYYEAATLDGAGWWARFRAITLPLLSPSLFFTLVTGVIGSFQVFTQAFVMTGGGPNDATRFYMLHLYEQAFGSLRMGYASALAWVLFVVILGFTLLQFQLNRIVYYEAGGR; this is encoded by the coding sequence ATGGCTGACCACCCGGTTCGGCCCGATTCCGTCATGCCGAGCCCGTCGAAGCATGGTATCCCGGGGCCGAAGGCTCAGAGCACACGGCAGAGTGCCCACCCTTCCACGTGCTTGGTTCTCAGGCTCCTCGCACTCGTCGTCATGTTGCTACTCGCCTGCGCAGTCGCCGCGGAGGTGGTGCACCTTCGACTCGTCGTGTACGATGGCGACCAGGGCCTGCGTGTGTTGCGCGAGGTGGTCCGCGAGTTCGAGAGGGCTCATCCCGGGATCAGTGTCAGCCTGGAAAACGTCCCCTACGGTTCGTATTTCCAGAAGCTGCTAGCGCAGTACGCTGCCAACGTCGCCCCCGACGTAGCGATGATGGACTTCGTCAACTTCCAAAAGCTGGCACGACGCAAAGCCATCCTTCCCCTCAATCCGTTCTTCGATCAGACGCCGGGGTTCGACATCCATGAGTACTACCGACCTATCGTGGAAGCACACTCGTTGCGGGGGCAGCTATACGTGTTGCCACGCGACATCGCACCCATCGGCCTGATCTACTACAACAAGAAGATGTTCGACGAGGCCGGCCTCCCCTACCCGGACGGGAGCTGGACTTGGGACTTCGAGCCCCGTCCGCAACTTCGGGAGAAGTGCTTCACCTGGACGATGCAGCACCTGACCAAGCGAGACGCACGTGGGCGCATCGTGCATTGGGGCTTCACGCCCGGATGGATGACGGCGTTCGCCGACCTGTGCACCTTCTCGACCGGCGGGCGATATGCCGATGACAACGAATCGGCCCGTCGAGTGCTCTACGACGATCCGAAGGTTATACGTGCTTACCAGTTTGTTGCCGATTGCGCACTGAAGTACCACTGGATGCCGACACCCACCGAGATCACATCGGTGATGCAGTCCAATGCCTCTCAGCTCTTCCTGAGTGGCAAGGTCGCGATGTTCCAATCCGGCATCTGGGAGGTGCCGCGTTTTCGCGAGGTGCTACGACCAGGGGAGGAGGGCTTCTTCGAGTGGGACATCACCCTCGCACCAGCCTTCAAGGACGGAACGCGCGCGGCGCCTACCGGCGGATCCGGATATTCGATCATGTCATCCACGAGGCACCCGAGAGAGGCTTGGTTGCTTGTGAAGTGGATGGCCGGAGAGCCTGGCATGGTAGCGATGGCGCGTGCCGGTCTTGCTCAACCTGCCATTCGTAGGTTGGCCATTCGCGAGCCATGGATACCAGGACCTAATACACCTCTCGAACAACGATACCCCGCTAACCGCATTGCCACCGACAAGGCAGTACCCTACGTCGTGTTTCCACCCACCTCGGACAAGTGGCCGGAGGTGAGCAGCTACGTCGCGAGCGAGATCGAGCGCATCTTCAATGGGACATCTACCGCAGAAGAGGCGCTGCGCCGTGGTACCGCACGGGCGCAGGCGCGACTGGATGCACTGCTAAGAGAGGAGCGTCTACCCAAACTCGACTGGTGGTGGGGAGGGGCTTTGTGCGTCGGGCTGCTGGGTGTCGCCATCGGCTGGGTGTACTGGCCGGAGCGGGGACATCGGCTGACACGTAGGGAGAAAGCCGACAACCGCGCCGGCTACCTGCTGATCAGCCCTTGGATCATCGGCATGGTAGTGTTCACCGCAGGGCCGATGGTGCTCTCCCTGCTGATGAGTCTGTCGGACTGGGACATCATCCAGCCTGCGAAGTGGCGTGGCCTACAGAACTACACCGAAGCTTTCGGAGCAGATCCTCGCTTCTGGATCACGCTGCGAGTCTCCGCAGTGTACACCCTGGTCTCGGTTCCCCTCGGCATCATAGGGTCACTGATGCTCGCGCTGCTGCTGAACACGAAGGTGCGCGGCATGCCGCTCTACCGCACCTGCTTCTACCTCCCTGCGCTTGCCAGCACGGTAGCATCGGCCCTCATTTGGAGACGCATCTTCCAGCCCGAGGGTGGATTGCTCAATCTACTCATCTACGGTGCAGACGGCAAGGGCAACTTTCTCGGACTGGCCACACTGCTGTCGCCGTTTTCATCCGACGGTCAGCCAGTAAACTGGCTGGGGAACGAGCACCTAGCGCTCCCTGCGCTCATCATCATGTCGCTGTGGGGTGTAGGTGGTGGAATGGTTATCCTCCTAGCGGGTTTGCAGGGCATTCCGGAGTTCTACTATGAGGCAGCGACCTTAGATGGAGCCGGCTGGTGGGCACGGTTCCGCGCAATCACCCTACCGCTCTTGAGCCCTTCCCTGTTCTTCACGCTCGTGACAGGGGTGATTGGTAGTTTCCAAGTGTTCACCCAAGCCTTCGTCATGACCGGCGGGGGGCCGAACGACGCTACACGTTTCTACATGCTACACCTTTACGAGCAGGCATTCGGCTCACTACGCATGGGATACGCCTCTGCTCTCGCGTGGGTGTTGTTCGTAGTGATCCTGGGCTTCACCCTACTGCAGTTCCAGCTCAATCGAATCGTTTACTACGAGGCGGGTGGACGATGA